A stretch of Candidatus Hydrogenedentota bacterium DNA encodes these proteins:
- the pspA gene encoding phage shock protein PspA codes for MGIFTRVRDIISSNINAMLDKAEDPEKLVKMMIREMEDTLIEIKANCASGMATKKKIKREIETVLDLAKSWDGKAQLAIDKGREDLAREALLEKRRHVERAEALEEELEQAKNLVTQCQNDIMQLEDKLGSAREKQRVLVQRHTNANTKKKAQQQIRRYDTSDALQRFDDFQQRIDRMEADAELVNYGRKASLADEFKALETDTELEKELAALKARKSGETTTA; via the coding sequence ATGGGTATTTTCACACGGGTACGCGACATCATCAGCTCGAACATCAACGCCATGCTCGACAAGGCGGAAGATCCCGAAAAGCTGGTGAAAATGATGATCCGCGAAATGGAAGACACCTTGATCGAGATCAAGGCCAACTGCGCCAGCGGCATGGCCACGAAAAAGAAGATCAAGCGCGAGATCGAAACGGTGCTCGACCTGGCGAAAAGCTGGGACGGCAAAGCCCAGCTCGCCATCGACAAGGGCCGGGAAGATCTGGCCCGGGAAGCCCTCCTGGAGAAGCGCCGCCACGTGGAGCGCGCCGAAGCCCTGGAGGAAGAGCTGGAACAGGCGAAAAACCTCGTCACCCAGTGCCAGAATGATATCATGCAGTTGGAAGACAAGCTCGGCTCCGCGCGCGAAAAGCAGCGGGTGCTGGTGCAGCGCCACACGAACGCCAACACGAAGAAAAAGGCGCAGCAGCAGATCCGCCGCTACGACACTTCGGACGCGCTCCAGCGCTTCGACGACTTCCAGCAGCGCATCGACCGCATGGAAGCCGATGCCGAGTTGGTGAACTATGGCCGCAAGGCGTCCCTGGCCGACGAATTCAAGGCCCTGGAAACCGATACGGAGCTCGAAAAGGAGTTGGCGGCGCTGAAGGCCCGGAAGTCCGGCGAAACCACGACCGCGTAG